One genomic window of Euleptes europaea isolate rEulEur1 chromosome 10, rEulEur1.hap1, whole genome shotgun sequence includes the following:
- the HTR1B gene encoding 5-hydroxytryptamine receptor 1B, with product MERPGACQDAPDGLGLLRANDSSRPGNCSGEAAAYQDATPLSWKVVLTIALALITLATVLSNAFVIATVYRTRKLHTPANYLIASLAVTDLLVSILVMPISTMYTVTGKWTLGQIVCDIWLSSDITCCTASILHLCVIALDRYWAITDAVEYSTKRTPKRAAGMIALVWVFSISISMPPLFWRQSKAEEVADCVVNTDHILYTVYSTVGAFYFPTLLLIILYGRIYVEARSRILKQTPKNMGKRLTRAHLITDSPGSTSSVTSINCKTSEASSETGSPVYMNQVKVKVSDSLLEKKKLIAARERKATKTLGIILGAFIVCWLPFFIITLVLPICKDACWFHMAIFDFFTWLGYLNSLINPIIYTMSNEDFKQAFHKLIRFRCTS from the coding sequence ATGGAGCGGCCGGGGGCCTGCCAGGACGCCCCGGACGGCCTGGGCCTGCTCCGGGCCAACGACTCCTCCCGTCCTGGCAACTGCAGCGGAGAGGCGGCCGCCTACCAAGATGCCACCCCTCTCTCCTGGAAGGTGGTCCTCACCATCGCCTTGGCCCTGATCACGTTGGCCACCGTGCTGTCCAACGCGTTTGTCATCGCCACCGTCTACCGGACGCGGAAGCTCCACACGCCGGCCAACTATCTCATCGCGTCTTTGGCGGTCACGGACCTCCTGGTGTCCATCCTGGTCATGCCGATCAGCACCATGTACACTGTGACTGGGAAATGGACTTTGGGCCAGATCGTCTGCGACATCTGGCTCTCTTCGGACATCACTTGTTGCACGGCTTCCATTCTCCACTTGTGTGTGATCGCCCTGGACAGATACTGGGCCATCACGGATGCCGTCGAATACTCTACCAAAAGGACTCCTAAGAGGGCGGCTGGCATGATTGCTTTGGTGTGGGTCTTCTCCATCTCCATTTCGATGCCCCCCTTATTCTGGCGGCAATCAAAAGCTGAAGAGGTGGCCGACTGTGTGGTGAACACAGATCACATCCTGTATACGGTCTATTCCACGGTGGGAGCCTTCTATTTCCCCACCCTGTTACTGATCATCCTGTATGGAAGGATCTACGTGGAAGCCAGATCTCGAATTTTGAAGCAGACACCAAAGAACATGGGCAAAAGGTTAACCCGAGCTCACTTAATAACTGATTCTCCTGGGTCAACTTCATCAGTCACTTCCATAAACTGCAAAACCTCAGAGGCTTCCAGTGAAACAGGATCTCCCGTGTATATGAATCAAGTAAAAGTGAAGGTCTCGGACTCCCTACTGGAAAAAAAGAAGCTGATAGCTGCTAGAGAACGGAAAGCTACCAAGACATTGGGGATTATTTTAGGAGCCTTCATTGTGTGCTGGCTACCCTTCTTCATCATCACCTTGGTGTTGCCTATTTGTAAAGATGCTTGCTGGTTTCACATGGCCATCTTTGACTTTTTCACTTGGTTGGGATACCTTAACTCTTTGATCAACCCCATCATCTACACCATGTCCAATGAAGACTTCAAACAGGCATTTCATAAATTGATACGGTTTCGATGCACAAGCTGA